A segment of the Aureliella helgolandensis genome:
CCCAGCGTGGTATCTGAGGTTCGAGTGGTGACGGGCTGGTTTCCATCATGTAGGGCGAGCACCATTGCCCCATACACCCGAAAGAAGTCCACGTCCCGAACCGTTCGGCCGACAAATTCCGATCGCGGTGGAATGATGAGTTCGGCAAGATGGACCTCTTTAGGTAACGTTGCCGATGAAGCAACCAATTTCATCTGACCGTCAAGGATGAGTTTTTGAAGGGCGTCTTCGTTCGATGACTTGATATACAATGTGTCACCGGGTTGGAGCAAAGTTTCAGGATTGCACTTTCGCACCACCGGTCCTCGATTGCTGTCCGTGGAAACCGCGAGCGCGTTGGCATGATAGGTTGTACGAAGCCCGATGTCGCGCAACGTGCGACCGGCAAAGGTCGATCCGTTTGGGATTCTGATTTTGCGAATCTGATCGCCAACGTTGTAGCTGTGAATGAGTTCTGGACGTGAGACGAATCCTTGTTTTCGAGTCACACCCTCGGCACCAGGTAGCTGCCTAGGAAGCAGGCGTGTGCCGATCGTGCACATGAAAACAATTCCAAGGCCGAGCATGACGATTCCGGCAGGAGCGAATGAAAAGAACTGGAATGTCTCCAGCCCTGCGTCGCGCAATTCCTGATTGACGACCATATTAGGCGGCGTTCCAATGAGCGTCAGCATGCCGCCTAGCGACGCGCCAAATGCTAGTGGGATCAGCAGCTTTGATGGCGAGACTTCTGCGCGGCGACAAAGGTTAAGCACGACTGGCAACATCACTGCAACCGTTCCCGTCGAACTGAGAAATGCCGACAACAACGCACTGGTGAGCATTACGGTTACCGTCAGGCGAATCGTAGAAGTGCCGCCAAGTCGGCCTAGCCACCTACCCGCAAGATCTGCTACGCCAGATTCCAGGATTGCACCACCAACGACGAAGAGTCCCGCGATCATCAAGACCAGCGAATTGGAGAAACCGTCCGTCGCTTCGGCCGGTGTGAGAATACCCGTCAGCAGAAGTGCCAATAAAGAGACGAACGCAACCATGTCGAGCCGAAAACGATCCAGCAAGAATGCAATGATTGTCGCAACTAGAATGCAGGTGACGATCCAATTATCAGTAGTCATGCGTAAATATTAACGGCATTGACCAAACAGGATAGGCGTCGTCGACGGGTATCGGTATTGCCAAGTAGAGATGCCCCCTGGCACAGGTGCGGTCTGGCCTCACCGCCTTCTTCCTGTCGAGTGGGAATTGTCACATCCAGTAGCCATTCGCGCTGACAGGCCGAAAGAGCGTCGGAATATTGCCGATCGCCTGCAATTCGCAGCAGCTAGGCGGCGTTTCCTCAAACGCAGCCCAATCCGCTAGCCTCGCCAACTCCGCTCGGGCCCCGCCGAATTTCTCTACTCTGTCGCTGCTGGCGTTTGCAGTGTAGAAGCATGCTTGAGATTGCAAACTTTGCAAAAATAATGGTCTCTTACCGTTTTCACCTGATGACAAAAATATCTCGTGTTCAGGCGGTGTGGACCGTTGCGTCTGTGCGGAGTAACGGCGCGTTGGTCGCGTATTTAGACGTCCCCGTTGCTTAAACGACGACACTTCAATTGGAGCCAGTTCACTCACTGTAGGAACGCATGTTGCGACCAGAGCGTTGTTGTGCCAAATGCCCACAACCCATGCAACTCCTCTCCGAGACTCGTCGTCCGAGCTGACGGGACCTATTCTATGGACCCAACCATCACTCTTGGTTCGAGAGCTAGCCTAGTGCCCCCACGCTACGACATCGTTACAGTATCCTGCTCCGGTGCATACGCATTGACGCCCAACCGCTGCCCACTGGTCGACAAATCAACGACAAAAGAGCCCCTAGTGTCGCTAGATCCTCTACGCGACTGCCCGGCAGCTCGACAAACTGCTTGCCAAGCCATCTCTGACTAGGCTAAACTGACTCTCAACAGACGTCAGCTCAATACTATCCGCATAGCACCTGTCGAGCGAAGCGTCTCAGCTCAACGCACAATCTATCCCTCCGTGCGCGCTGCGCTCCCAGCTGGGGTAGATTGCTATTCGTTTGTATCTAAATAATTTGGAGTTGAACATGAACGGATTCGCATTCGGCAAGTTGGGAATTGCTGCACTGGTTCTGTTGACCAATAGCACGCAGGGGCGTCCTGCAGAACCGACGCATCGTGCACAGTCTGCTGAGCGACTACTCGCGGTTGGCATTCGCGCCGAGAGGGCGGAAGATGGGTCTGTTCTCAGATTCACCGTTCCGTGTGAGTGGAAGGGCAATCGGCGTGATCTCGACCAATTGCAGATTTACTGTCGTTCACACGCCCCATCGGTCCGTATCACTTTCATTGGTCCGGTAATCACGCTCGAACGGATGCGGCAATTTCAAGTCGCCCTGCCCGATGCATGGTTGGAACATTTACCAGCGGTAGGCCTGGGAATCGTTTTTTTAGATGAAATGCATGACTCGCGACTCGTGGTGAGTAAAGTTTCGCCAAACACATCCGCAGAATTAGCAGGTCTCGAAAAGGGCGATTTGATTTTGGGAATTGGAGACTATCGTTGGCCCGAAGCTGACTCGCAAGATTCGTTTCGATTCGCAATGAGAAAGCAGATTCCCGGAGGACATAGTTCGGTTATTGTCAAACGAACCGGGAAAATCATCACATTGCCAGTCGTGTGGTAAGCTGAAACCGCCAGATAACAAGGGCATGAACGCGGATCTGCCGATCACGCGTTCTTAAAAGGAGCATCAACCGCGGTGGCCCGGTTATGGCAGGCGTTGAACTAAGCCGGTTCGCGGCTAGTTCCAACGCGCGGGATAGTTAAGACTCAGGCGGGAAGTACACCTGGGTGCACCCCGAGGTTTCTCCGGTTTCTTGCCATTTTCTTCTGGCGCCCTAGTCGTTTCTAGTGCATGCTTCTTAGTAGATCAACGGTGACGAGCCGGGCTGTGATGCTCTGTCTGTTGCCTCCTCTTGTCTACTCTCTCTGGAGCATCCAGCATGACACCCTACCAGTTTCGTCTCAATCGCTACATCGCTCGTATGGCCCAGGACATGAAGATCCGCAATATGGCCCAGTCGACCATTGACGCCTACACCTGGCACGTCAATAAATTCTGCGAGTTCTTTGATAGTCCACCGGAGAATCTGGGCCCCGAAGAGATCCGAAAATATCAGATCTACATGATCGAACAGAAGAAGTCGTCTTGGAGTTCCTTTAACCAAGCCGTTTGTGGCCTACGCTTCCTCTACGAAGTGACCCTCAAACGCCATTGGGCCGTGCGGCACATCCCCTTCGGGAAACGCCCTAAGAAATTGCCCGTGGTCCTGTCGGATGAAGAGGCAACCAGGCTGATCCAATGTGTCGACAATCCCAAACATCGAATGATACTACTGACCTGCTACGCGACCGGCATGAGACTGCGGGAAGCGACCAACCTGCTTGTGGCCGACGTGGATGGGGACCGCAAACAGATCCTAATTACACTCGGAAAAGGGAGCAAAGAAAGGCTCGTGCCCGTCTCACCCAGGCTGCTCGAAGAGCTACGGGAGTACTGGCTACTGGAGAAGCCACGCAACTATCTCTTTTCGGGGAAGACACCCGAGGTGCCTCTCTCGAGTGCCACAGTGCAGAAGGCCTGCAAGCTGGGAGTCGCCAAGGCGCAGATCAACAAACCCGCCACGCCTCACAGTCTTCGTCACACTTTTGCGACGAGCATGCTCGAAGCGGGAGTCGACCTACTGACGATCAGCAAACTCCTGGGACACGCCAGCTTCGTGACCACGATGATCTACCTGCACGTCCGACGACAACACTTCGAACGCTCCCCGAGCCCCATCGACTGGATGCCCGTGCGGCAGTGCCCACAGTGGGCGGAATCCGATCCAGTTGTCCAGCAGCCTCCAGCGATCCAGCACGAACTGACCGCTCCGAGGAAACTGCCCAGTCTACTTTCAGAAGCTCCCGAGCTGGAAGCCCCTCTCCAGCCGGAAGCGCCCTTGACCCAGCGGCGAACATCGGGACACCACAAACGCAAGCCGAAGAGCAGGCGGCCCCAGCGGTAGTTCGAGTCATTGACGTTCTCAGACGGTACACCGCTGCGGCCGTGATGCGTCATCGCTTCGCTCACCACGTCCGCAGCGTTCTGTCGAAGATCTTACTGTGTCGTACACCTGTACTCAAGGAGCGACGCTACCGCTGCCCGCAATGCGACTACCGATCGGTCGTGTACAACTCCTGCACCGATCGGAATTGCCCAGAGTGCAGCGGTGCTCGCAGGCGTGACTGGCTGGACGGAACCAGCCAGCTGGTGTTACCCGGAGTCAATTACTTCCAGGTCGTCTTCACACTTCCCGACAAACTATCGCCACTGGTCCTTGGCAATCGGCGAGAGTTATACAACCTGTTGTTCCTCGCAGCTTGGCGAGCACTGAACCACTTCTTGCGGCGAAATGGGAAATTCCAGCCGGCGGCCCTGATGGTGCTCCACACCTGGAACCAACGCCTGGAGCATCACCCCCACATCCATGCCGTAGCTCCCGGTGGCGGTCCTGCGCTGGAGGGCGATGAGTGGATGACATCCAAGCATCCCGATCCAAGCTACCGCAAGCCCTACTTGGTTAACGTTGAGGAGCTCGGGCGAGTCTTCCAGCGACGTTTTATGTACGGTCTACGGCGACTGGTGCGGCAAGGCGAGCTCAAACTGGAGGGAGAGTGGTCGAAGCTCCACGACCCGGCTGAGCTAAAACGCTGGTGCCAAGAGCTTCAGACCACCGACTGGAACGTCTATGTAG
Coding sequences within it:
- a CDS encoding PDZ domain-containing protein; its protein translation is MNGFAFGKLGIAALVLLTNSTQGRPAEPTHRAQSAERLLAVGIRAERAEDGSVLRFTVPCEWKGNRRDLDQLQIYCRSHAPSVRITFIGPVITLERMRQFQVALPDAWLEHLPAVGLGIVFLDEMHDSRLVVSKVSPNTSAELAGLEKGDLILGIGDYRWPEADSQDSFRFAMRKQIPGGHSSVIVKRTGKIITLPVVW
- a CDS encoding IS91 family transposase, giving the protein MDVLRRYTAAAVMRHRFAHHVRSVLSKILLCRTPVLKERRYRCPQCDYRSVVYNSCTDRNCPECSGARRRDWLDGTSQLVLPGVNYFQVVFTLPDKLSPLVLGNRRELYNLLFLAAWRALNHFLRRNGKFQPAALMVLHTWNQRLEHHPHIHAVAPGGGPALEGDEWMTSKHPDPSYRKPYLVNVEELGRVFQRRFMYGLRRLVRQGELKLEGEWSKLHDPAELKRWCQELQTTDWNVYVEGPQHGQSKPAHVLKYLTRYLTGGPIGDTRILRDEDGWVQFLARSKDKGRPQRVEPVELRGTEFVRRWALHILPKGFIRSRRYGGYHTTKSQAYLQRCRELLPPDTVKIEEEPKTPPAGERTEPECPHCHVPLESISKTPRPSWKQVFEIEVYRSAAIYCPLLHLLRSRPP
- a CDS encoding tyrosine-type recombinase/integrase → MTPYQFRLNRYIARMAQDMKIRNMAQSTIDAYTWHVNKFCEFFDSPPENLGPEEIRKYQIYMIEQKKSSWSSFNQAVCGLRFLYEVTLKRHWAVRHIPFGKRPKKLPVVLSDEEATRLIQCVDNPKHRMILLTCYATGMRLREATNLLVADVDGDRKQILITLGKGSKERLVPVSPRLLEELREYWLLEKPRNYLFSGKTPEVPLSSATVQKACKLGVAKAQINKPATPHSLRHTFATSMLEAGVDLLTISKLLGHASFVTTMIYLHVRRQHFERSPSPIDWMPVRQCPQWAESDPVVQQPPAIQHELTAPRKLPSLLSEAPELEAPLQPEAPLTQRRTSGHHKRKPKSRRPQR
- a CDS encoding SLC13 family permease, whose protein sequence is MTTDNWIVTCILVATIIAFLLDRFRLDMVAFVSLLALLLTGILTPAEATDGFSNSLVLMIAGLFVVGGAILESGVADLAGRWLGRLGGTSTIRLTVTVMLTSALLSAFLSSTGTVAVMLPVVLNLCRRAEVSPSKLLIPLAFGASLGGMLTLIGTPPNMVVNQELRDAGLETFQFFSFAPAGIVMLGLGIVFMCTIGTRLLPRQLPGAEGVTRKQGFVSRPELIHSYNVGDQIRKIRIPNGSTFAGRTLRDIGLRTTYHANALAVSTDSNRGPVVRKCNPETLLQPGDTLYIKSSNEDALQKLILDGQMKLVASSATLPKEVHLAELIIPPRSEFVGRTVRDVDFFRVYGAMVLALHDGNQPVTTRTSDTTLGPGDTLLIAANASALKRLSKARNNIVLVSEQEEESDSPLTPTARWVIMILVGMLIALSTGIVANVTAVLVAAALMVLAGAFRGSNVYQSINWESIVMIASVMPLATALEKTGTLDLVVSAIVESPGLTSPRALLLLLFVVTSLLSQAISNTATSVLIAPLALELAEQLGVSPYPLLMGVALAASTAFSTPVASPINALVTGAGGYRFGDFLKVGVPLQLLILLGTLAIVPLLFPFNP